A window from Oceanithermus desulfurans encodes these proteins:
- a CDS encoding sulfite exporter TauE/SafE family protein, which yields MRAPASGRVGGVIGFLIGFLAGGFGALVGLGGGVIMVPLLVSWARLDQHRAHGTSLMAVAGTALVGGVSYALGGSVDYLAAALLTVTAMMTARLGARYTQKLDARSLRRIFGSFLILTAFLLPFKKQLPHVAAGGAGALSWVVLLGAGGLAGFLSGLLGIGGGTVMVPALVLGAGEPQQLAQGTALMAMILPSLIGAYTHGRMGHIDRRIAPGLLFGIVLGAFSGGQVALGIPEGILRWIFAAVLLWTGLRYLRRR from the coding sequence GTGCGCGCCCCGGCTAGCGGTAGAGTAGGGGGCGTGATTGGTTTTCTGATCGGTTTCCTGGCGGGCGGCTTCGGGGCGCTCGTGGGGCTGGGCGGAGGGGTGATCATGGTCCCCCTGCTGGTGAGCTGGGCCCGGCTCGACCAGCACCGCGCCCACGGCACCAGCCTCATGGCGGTCGCGGGCACCGCCCTCGTCGGAGGCGTCAGCTACGCGCTGGGGGGCAGCGTCGACTACCTGGCCGCCGCCCTGCTGACCGTCACCGCGATGATGACGGCCCGGCTGGGCGCACGCTACACCCAGAAGCTCGACGCCCGCAGCCTGCGCCGCATCTTCGGCAGTTTCCTGATCCTGACCGCCTTCCTGCTGCCCTTCAAGAAGCAGCTGCCGCACGTCGCGGCCGGCGGCGCCGGCGCGCTCAGCTGGGTCGTGCTGCTCGGCGCCGGCGGACTGGCGGGCTTCCTCTCCGGACTGCTCGGCATCGGCGGGGGAACGGTGATGGTTCCCGCGCTGGTCCTGGGCGCCGGCGAGCCGCAGCAGCTCGCGCAGGGGACGGCGCTGATGGCCATGATCCTGCCCTCGTTGATCGGCGCCTACACCCACGGACGCATGGGGCACATCGACCGCAGGATCGCCCCCGGGCTGCTCTTCGGCATCGTGCTGGGGGCGTTCTCGGGAGGGCAGGTGGCCCTGGGCATCCCCGAAGGTATACTGAGGTGGATCTTTGCGGCCGTGCTGCTGTGGACGGGGTTGCGTTACCTGCGCCGCCGCTAA
- a CDS encoding patatin-like phospholipase family protein → MRAVNRPEFQEGRTLQRGIALAGGAARGFAHIGALKAVEESGLPVAAVAGTSMGAIIGSLWASGMPADEILGLARKTSWLRLINFRPGGGLLSAGKLRDFLGRYLPRDFEGLERPFAAVATDAVRGRSVYLHRGDLPSAVLASAAYPGLFSAVERDGLQLIDGGVLDNLPVDAARFLGSEWILAVDVTYDPDHEQDPPTGLLELGRRAVDLMQARLTQARLAMNPPDAYVRPDLRGIGLEHFGKLEEIWPRGYEAAKRVLDEVIHERS, encoded by the coding sequence GTGCGAGCCGTGAACCGCCCCGAATTCCAGGAAGGCCGGACGTTGCAGCGGGGGATCGCCCTGGCGGGGGGCGCCGCCCGCGGCTTCGCCCACATCGGCGCGCTCAAGGCGGTTGAGGAGTCGGGCCTGCCGGTGGCCGCGGTGGCCGGCACCAGCATGGGCGCGATCATCGGCAGCCTCTGGGCCAGCGGGATGCCCGCCGACGAGATCCTGGGGCTGGCCCGCAAGACCAGCTGGCTGCGCCTCATCAACTTCCGCCCCGGCGGCGGGCTGCTTTCCGCGGGCAAGCTGCGCGACTTCCTCGGGCGCTACCTGCCGCGCGACTTCGAGGGGCTCGAGCGCCCCTTCGCGGCCGTGGCCACCGACGCGGTCCGCGGGCGCAGCGTCTACCTGCACCGCGGCGACCTGCCCAGCGCTGTCCTCGCCTCCGCCGCCTACCCCGGTCTCTTCTCGGCCGTCGAGCGCGACGGCCTGCAGCTGATCGACGGCGGCGTCCTCGACAACCTACCGGTCGACGCCGCGCGCTTTCTGGGCTCGGAGTGGATCCTGGCCGTCGACGTGACCTACGATCCCGACCACGAGCAGGATCCGCCCACGGGCCTGCTCGAGCTCGGGCGGCGCGCGGTGGACCTGATGCAGGCGCGGCTCACCCAGGCGCGGCTGGCCATGAACCCGCCCGACGCCTACGTGCGGCCCGATCTGCGGGGCATCGGGCTCGAGCATTTCGGTAAGCTGGAGGAGATTTGGCCGCGGGGGTACGAAGCGGCGAAGCGTGTTCTCGACGAGGTGATCCATGAACGTTCGTGA
- a CDS encoding c-type cytochrome: MRKFVTVLIALLALAPLVLADGAADYGKFCASCHGATGQGTPGVFPPLAEWAGHFAQNDEGRAYLVHVIVFGLQGQISAQGKAYNGFMPPFAQLSNDQVAAILNYLLSEWNKDLLPKDFRPLTADEVAQLRAKALTPADVFKARQALVQSLGIK, encoded by the coding sequence ATGCGCAAATTCGTGACCGTGCTGATCGCCCTGCTGGCGCTCGCCCCGCTGGTGCTGGCCGACGGCGCCGCCGACTACGGCAAGTTCTGCGCCAGCTGCCACGGCGCCACCGGACAGGGCACCCCGGGAGTCTTCCCGCCCCTGGCCGAATGGGCCGGCCACTTCGCCCAGAACGACGAGGGCCGCGCCTACCTGGTTCACGTGATCGTCTTCGGGCTCCAGGGGCAGATCAGCGCCCAGGGCAAGGCCTACAACGGCTTCATGCCCCCCTTCGCCCAGCTCTCCAACGATCAGGTCGCGGCGATCCTGAACTACCTGCTGAGCGAGTGGAACAAGGACCTGCTGCCCAAAGACTTCCGGCCCCTGACCGCCGACGAGGTGGCCCAGCTGCGCGCCAAGGCCCTTACCCCCGCCGACGTCTTCAAGGCCCGCCAGGCCCTGGTGCAGTCGCTGGGGATCAAGTAA
- the minE gene encoding cell division topological specificity factor MinE: MFWWRRKKSKQKAKERLQLVLAYDRAKLPPGQVEALKRDLLKVLQKYFPTEDREMEIEFEQRGERMVLIADIPVRS, encoded by the coding sequence ATGTTCTGGTGGCGCCGCAAGAAGAGCAAGCAGAAGGCCAAGGAGCGGCTGCAGCTGGTGCTCGCCTACGACCGCGCCAAGCTGCCCCCGGGGCAGGTCGAGGCCTTGAAGCGGGACCTGCTCAAGGTCTTGCAGAAGTACTTTCCCACCGAGGACCGCGAGATGGAGATCGAGTTCGAACAGCGCGGAGAGCGCATGGTCCTGATCGCCGACATCCCGGTTCGTTCATGA
- a CDS encoding ABC transporter ATP-binding protein, translated as MEIDYRLERPLNLHARLRVEGLTALLGESGSGKTSLLRALAGLIRARGEPFGGLRPEQRRVGYLPQGYALVPHMTALENVALPLRGPEAERVARRWLERVELAHLAGRRPHELSGGERQRVALARALALEPRLLLLDEPTSALDAATRETTIDLIDRIVAEVGLPTLLVTHDRYVAGRSRSLAVLEHGAVRQQGPPDEVFARPATLGIARLVGFANVFAGKVAGREGDGVWIETRGLRIFAPTEAPPPVGRQVHWGIRPEEVMIVRPDRPLSSPLARNRLEVVVRRLVKKGLAYAVRVEGALALEVLLPRHVQDRLRLSEGDRIEVALKPTYVHLFSSEGFSS; from the coding sequence GTGGAGATCGATTACCGGCTCGAGCGCCCGCTGAACCTGCACGCCCGCCTGCGCGTCGAGGGGCTGACGGCGCTCTTGGGCGAGTCGGGGTCCGGGAAGACGAGCCTGCTGCGCGCCCTGGCCGGCCTGATCCGGGCCCGCGGCGAGCCCTTCGGAGGGCTGCGACCCGAGCAGCGGCGCGTCGGCTACCTGCCGCAGGGGTACGCACTGGTGCCCCACATGACCGCGCTGGAGAACGTGGCCCTGCCGCTGCGGGGGCCGGAGGCCGAGCGCGTCGCGCGGCGCTGGCTCGAACGCGTGGAGCTCGCGCACCTGGCGGGCCGCCGCCCCCACGAACTCTCCGGCGGCGAGCGCCAGCGCGTCGCCCTCGCCCGGGCGCTGGCGCTGGAGCCGCGGCTGCTGCTGCTGGACGAGCCGACGAGCGCCCTGGACGCCGCCACCCGCGAGACGACGATCGACCTGATCGACCGGATCGTGGCCGAGGTCGGGCTGCCCACCCTGCTCGTCACCCACGACCGCTACGTCGCCGGCCGCAGCCGCTCCCTGGCCGTGCTGGAGCACGGCGCCGTACGCCAGCAGGGCCCGCCCGACGAGGTCTTCGCCCGACCCGCGACCCTGGGGATCGCCCGCCTCGTGGGGTTCGCCAACGTCTTTGCCGGGAAGGTGGCCGGGCGCGAAGGGGACGGGGTCTGGATCGAAACGCGGGGGCTGCGCATCTTCGCCCCCACCGAAGCGCCGCCGCCGGTGGGGCGGCAGGTGCACTGGGGGATCCGGCCCGAAGAGGTGATGATCGTGCGCCCCGACCGGCCGCTCAGCTCACCGCTGGCCCGCAACCGGCTCGAGGTGGTCGTCCGCCGCCTGGTGAAGAAGGGCCTCGCCTACGCGGTGCGCGTCGAGGGCGCACTCGCCCTGGAGGTGCTCCTCCCCCGCCACGTACAAGACCGCCTCCGCTTGAGCGAAGGCGATCGCATCGAGGTGGCCCTCAAGCCCACCTACGTTCACTTGTTTTCTTCGGAAGGCTTCTCTTCCTGA
- the modA gene encoding molybdate ABC transporter substrate-binding protein — protein MRRLLVVFLLLGLAQAQPLRIAAAANLSPVLPELVAAYEAAHPDVQLGVSYGASGQLVEQIRRGAPFQVFLSASPGYLRHLADAGVRIYTETPFARSPLVLYVPSRLGVTPTGFDVLADPRVRRVAVANPAYAPFGKAALTALKRAGWYARVEDKLIYAANVSQAAQMTVQGADAGFLALASALLPALRERGAYWRVPQDLYPPLLQVAAQLDPRPEAQRFVAFLGSEEARAILARHGYATP, from the coding sequence ATGCGACGCCTCCTGGTCGTCTTCCTGCTGCTGGGCCTGGCCCAGGCGCAACCGCTGAGGATCGCGGCGGCGGCCAACCTGAGCCCGGTGCTGCCCGAGCTGGTGGCCGCCTACGAAGCCGCGCACCCCGACGTTCAACTCGGGGTCTCCTACGGCGCCTCGGGCCAGCTCGTCGAACAGATCCGCCGCGGCGCGCCCTTCCAGGTCTTCCTCTCGGCCAGCCCCGGCTACCTGCGGCACCTCGCCGACGCCGGGGTGCGGATCTACACCGAGACGCCGTTCGCCCGGAGCCCCCTCGTCCTCTACGTGCCCTCGCGCCTGGGCGTCACCCCCACCGGCTTCGACGTTCTTGCGGATCCGCGCGTTCGCCGCGTCGCCGTGGCCAACCCCGCCTACGCCCCCTTCGGCAAGGCGGCGCTGACCGCCCTCAAACGGGCGGGCTGGTACGCGCGCGTCGAGGACAAGCTGATCTACGCCGCCAACGTCTCGCAGGCCGCGCAGATGACGGTTCAGGGGGCCGACGCCGGCTTCCTCGCCCTGGCCTCGGCGCTGCTCCCCGCGCTGCGGGAGCGGGGGGCCTACTGGCGGGTGCCCCAGGACCTCTACCCGCCGCTGCTCCAGGTCGCCGCGCAGCTCGACCCCCGCCCCGAGGCGCAGCGCTTCGTCGCCTTCCTGGGCAGCGAAGAAGCCCGCGCCATCCTGGCGCGCCACGGGTACGCGACGCCATGA
- the lepB gene encoding signal peptidase I, with translation MNVREFLRYLWHEWFRQVGEALLVAFVITTFFFTTVQVYGRSMVPTLQHGERVLVPKYEMWLERFGLRAWHRGEIVIVKPPPGAPNSVAAFPILGFQYRPYFIKRLVARPGDTVRVEEGRLVVNGVYVDESFITDKIQPYPDSFPRVLVIDGKVVGFQGYRVDNLPAYLNDALAMLEPVPEEVRLASRARPVEYVGTLRLAPGYYFVMGDNRTLGGSEDSRVFGPIPDPNIAGRASAVWWPPVTRDERGRWKLNLRRLTIPPGFRAVPDAPAN, from the coding sequence ATGAACGTTCGTGAATTCCTGCGTTACCTTTGGCACGAGTGGTTCCGCCAGGTGGGGGAGGCCCTGCTGGTGGCCTTCGTCATCACCACCTTCTTCTTCACCACGGTCCAGGTCTACGGCCGCAGCATGGTGCCCACCCTGCAGCACGGGGAACGGGTGCTCGTGCCCAAGTACGAGATGTGGCTCGAGCGCTTCGGGCTGCGGGCCTGGCACCGCGGCGAGATCGTGATCGTCAAGCCGCCGCCTGGGGCCCCGAACTCGGTGGCCGCGTTCCCCATCCTGGGTTTCCAGTACCGTCCCTACTTCATCAAGCGGCTGGTGGCGCGCCCGGGCGACACGGTGCGGGTCGAGGAGGGACGGCTCGTCGTCAACGGCGTCTACGTGGACGAGTCGTTCATCACCGACAAGATCCAGCCCTACCCCGACAGCTTTCCCCGCGTGCTGGTGATCGACGGCAAGGTCGTGGGCTTCCAGGGCTACCGCGTCGACAACCTGCCGGCCTACCTGAACGACGCCCTGGCCATGCTCGAGCCGGTGCCCGAGGAGGTCAGGCTGGCCAGCCGCGCCCGCCCCGTCGAGTACGTGGGCACGCTGCGGCTGGCGCCCGGCTACTACTTCGTGATGGGCGACAACCGCACCCTGGGCGGCTCCGAGGACTCGCGCGTCTTCGGCCCCATCCCCGACCCCAACATCGCCGGCCGCGCCAGCGCGGTCTGGTGGCCGCCGGTGACCCGCGACGAGCGCGGCCGCTGGAAGCTGAATCTGCGGCGGCTCACCATACCTCCGGGTTTCCGGGCCGTTCCCGACGCACCCGCCAACTGA
- a CDS encoding serine/threonine-protein kinase: protein MGIPGRVLLGEYRVVRPIARGAVATVYLAFDRQGRPFAVKVFPEGYEARADREWQVGRALEHPNVNPVLQRLDIEAHPAVLLAYAPGRRLSEEPPAPGEFLDVFRQLLAALGHMHERGYVHRDVKPENVIVDARGHARLIDFDLSGPKREATQRLRLGTIAYIAPEQVRGENVTPATDVYAAGVILYWGLTGELPYVGTPQVVMESHLHAPLPAAAGLEPDTQLGAVLGRMVAKDPQARFRDAGAVLEALDAIR from the coding sequence GTGGGTATCCCTGGACGGGTGCTGTTGGGCGAGTACCGGGTCGTCCGCCCCATCGCGCGCGGCGCGGTGGCGACGGTCTACCTGGCGTTCGACCGGCAGGGCCGCCCGTTCGCCGTCAAGGTCTTCCCCGAGGGGTACGAAGCGCGCGCCGACCGCGAGTGGCAGGTGGGGCGCGCCCTGGAGCACCCCAACGTCAACCCGGTGCTGCAGCGCCTCGACATCGAGGCCCACCCCGCGGTCCTCCTCGCCTACGCGCCCGGCCGCCGCCTCTCGGAAGAGCCGCCGGCGCCGGGCGAGTTCCTGGACGTCTTCCGGCAGCTGCTCGCCGCGCTCGGGCACATGCACGAGCGCGGCTACGTCCACCGCGACGTCAAGCCCGAGAACGTCATCGTCGACGCCCGGGGGCACGCCCGGCTGATCGACTTCGACCTCTCCGGCCCCAAGCGCGAGGCCACCCAGCGGCTGCGGCTGGGCACGATCGCCTACATCGCCCCCGAGCAGGTGCGCGGCGAGAACGTGACCCCGGCGACCGACGTCTACGCCGCCGGGGTGATCCTCTACTGGGGGCTGACGGGCGAGCTGCCCTACGTGGGCACCCCCCAGGTGGTGATGGAAAGCCACCTCCACGCCCCGCTGCCCGCGGCCGCGGGGCTCGAGCCCGACACCCAGCTGGGCGCCGTCCTGGGGAGGATGGTCGCCAAGGACCCCCAGGCCCGCTTCCGCGATGCCGGGGCGGTGCTCGAGGCGCTGGACGCGATCCGCTGA
- the rodA gene encoding rod shape-determining protein RodA, giving the protein MIRRLDLTLYDWPLALLTLGLNVAGLFVLASAAPNPRLWKLQLLFAAVALVAAALLQLFRKATVYRLSYVAYGLSLLLLVAVLFFGREVNGARSWFVLGPLRLQPSELAKLALILALARFLHGRTLERWRDYLLPLALALPPVALTLVEPDLGGALVLAAIVFGIFFVRGLPWRHLAVAVLLAAVLVPTVVWPNLKPHQQERILVLLNPASDPLGAGFQVIQSMIAIGSGGVAGKGYGQGTQAQLGFVPERHTDFIFSVLAEEMGLVGALAVLLGYAALLYRLGVMAVEVLHDGDRLVIAGVMSLLAFQLLVNVGVTLGVAPVTGITLPLMSYGGTSLLTTYLALGLAQLVYRDRYEPA; this is encoded by the coding sequence ATGATCCGCAGGCTCGACCTCACCCTCTACGACTGGCCTTTGGCCCTGCTGACGCTCGGCCTCAACGTCGCCGGCCTCTTCGTGCTCGCCAGCGCTGCGCCCAACCCGCGGCTGTGGAAGCTGCAGCTGCTCTTCGCAGCGGTGGCCCTCGTGGCCGCGGCGCTGCTGCAGCTCTTCCGCAAGGCGACGGTCTACCGCCTGAGCTACGTCGCCTACGGCCTCAGCCTGCTGCTGCTCGTCGCGGTGCTCTTCTTCGGTCGCGAGGTGAACGGGGCGCGCTCCTGGTTCGTGCTGGGCCCCTTGCGGCTGCAGCCCTCGGAGCTCGCCAAGCTGGCGCTGATCCTGGCGCTCGCCCGCTTCCTGCACGGCCGCACCCTCGAGCGTTGGCGCGACTACCTGCTCCCCCTCGCCCTGGCCCTGCCCCCGGTCGCGCTCACCCTGGTGGAGCCCGACCTGGGCGGCGCGCTCGTGCTGGCGGCCATCGTCTTCGGCATCTTCTTCGTCCGCGGGCTGCCCTGGCGCCACCTCGCCGTCGCCGTGCTGCTGGCGGCGGTGCTGGTGCCGACGGTCGTCTGGCCCAACCTCAAGCCGCACCAGCAGGAGCGCATCCTGGTGCTGCTGAACCCGGCGAGCGATCCTCTGGGGGCCGGCTTTCAAGTGATCCAGTCGATGATCGCGATCGGCTCCGGCGGGGTCGCCGGCAAGGGGTACGGTCAGGGGACCCAGGCGCAGCTGGGCTTCGTTCCCGAGCGCCATACCGACTTCATCTTCTCGGTCCTGGCCGAGGAGATGGGGCTCGTCGGCGCGCTGGCGGTGCTGCTCGGCTACGCGGCGCTGCTCTACCGCCTGGGGGTGATGGCCGTGGAGGTGCTCCACGACGGCGACCGCCTGGTGATCGCCGGGGTGATGAGCCTGCTGGCCTTCCAGCTCTTGGTGAACGTGGGCGTCACCCTGGGCGTCGCGCCGGTGACGGGCATCACCCTGCCCCTGATGAGTTACGGCGGGACCAGCCTGCTCACCACCTACCTGGCCCTCGGCCTCGCCCAGCTCGTCTACCGCGACCGGTACGAACCCGCGTAG
- a CDS encoding twin-arginine translocase TatA/TatE family subunit has protein sequence MNLGPVEIILILLIIVLLFGARKLPELARGLGRSASEFKKGLKEDQEEKPSEENK, from the coding sequence ATGAACCTGGGACCGGTAGAAATCATTTTGATCCTCTTGATCATCGTGCTGCTCTTCGGTGCGCGAAAACTCCCCGAACTGGCCCGCGGCCTGGGCCGCTCGGCCAGCGAGTTCAAGAAGGGGCTCAAGGAGGATCAGGAAGAGAAGCCTTCCGAAGAAAACAAGTGA
- a CDS encoding acetyl ornithine aminotransferase family protein — MKTLQRPEVHTPLPGPKAKEVLARDERVLSTSYVRPYPFVPEAGEGVWIRDVDGNVFLDLMAGIAVNTTGYAHPRVVEAVREQAARFSHVCFSDFSSEPQVSLAERLDRLAGGGFRVYFGNSGTEGVEAAVKVVRYHTRRPYILAFTGAFHGRTLGSLALTSSNSKYRKGFAPLLPGVVHVPYPHPYRPPFGAKPEDAGQVVLDYIAHLFKTKLPPDEVGAIFFEPIQGEGGYVVPPQGFLPALQELARRHGILLVADEVQTGSGRTGRFLASAYEELDPDIVILAKGLASGYPISAVLFKEELSSWPPGAHGSTFGGNPVAAAAATATLDLLEEGLMQNAYEVGAFLREELAKLQADFPRLGDVRGRGLMIGLDFVKDPGTREEDPELRDRVAEAAFAKGLLTLPAGPSTLRLSPPLVLSRAEAALAVELLGEVLRELA; from the coding sequence ATGAAAACCCTTCAACGTCCCGAGGTGCACACCCCGCTGCCCGGTCCCAAGGCCAAGGAAGTCCTCGCGCGCGACGAACGCGTCCTCTCGACCTCGTACGTCCGGCCCTACCCCTTCGTACCCGAGGCTGGCGAGGGCGTCTGGATACGCGACGTGGACGGCAACGTCTTCCTCGATCTGATGGCCGGCATCGCGGTGAACACCACCGGCTACGCCCACCCCCGGGTGGTCGAGGCGGTGCGTGAGCAGGCGGCGCGGTTCAGCCACGTCTGCTTCTCGGACTTCTCCTCGGAGCCGCAGGTGAGCCTGGCCGAACGGCTCGACCGGCTGGCGGGCGGAGGCTTCCGGGTCTACTTCGGCAACTCCGGCACCGAGGGCGTGGAGGCGGCCGTCAAGGTGGTGCGCTACCACACCCGCCGTCCCTACATCCTCGCCTTCACCGGCGCCTTCCACGGGCGCACCCTGGGCTCGCTCGCCCTTACCTCCTCGAACAGCAAGTACCGCAAGGGCTTCGCGCCGCTCCTGCCGGGCGTGGTGCACGTCCCCTACCCCCACCCCTACCGCCCGCCCTTCGGCGCCAAACCCGAGGACGCCGGACAGGTGGTGCTCGACTACATCGCGCACCTTTTCAAGACCAAGCTCCCGCCCGACGAGGTGGGCGCGATCTTCTTCGAGCCCATCCAGGGCGAGGGCGGCTACGTCGTGCCGCCGCAGGGGTTCCTGCCCGCGCTGCAGGAGCTGGCCCGCCGCCACGGCATCCTGCTGGTGGCCGACGAGGTGCAGACCGGAAGCGGGCGCACCGGCCGCTTCCTCGCCTCGGCGTACGAGGAGCTGGACCCCGACATCGTCATCCTTGCCAAGGGCCTGGCCTCGGGCTACCCCATCTCGGCGGTGCTCTTCAAGGAGGAGCTCTCGAGCTGGCCCCCGGGCGCCCACGGCTCCACCTTCGGGGGCAACCCCGTCGCCGCCGCGGCGGCGACGGCGACGCTCGACCTGCTCGAGGAGGGGCTGATGCAGAACGCCTACGAGGTCGGCGCCTTCCTGCGCGAGGAGCTGGCCAAGCTCCAGGCCGACTTCCCGCGGCTGGGCGACGTGCGCGGCCGCGGCCTGATGATCGGGCTCGACTTCGTGAAGGACCCCGGGACGCGCGAGGAGGACCCCGAGCTGCGCGACCGCGTGGCCGAGGCCGCCTTCGCCAAGGGCCTGCTCACCCTGCCGGCCGGCCCCTCGACGCTGCGGCTCTCGCCCCCGCTGGTGCTGAGCCGCGCGGAGGCGGCGCTGGCCGTGGAGCTGCTGGGCGAGGTGCTGCGCGAACTGGCCTAG
- the modB gene encoding molybdate ABC transporter permease subunit: protein MTEAFLLSFKLAALTSLTLLVLGVPLAYALVFKRVPARALVEAVFLMPLTLPPTVLGYYLLILLAPEGFLGRLGLDWAFRFEGIWLASVIFSLPFALTAYREAFQAVEPEVLEVSRTLGLGTFRRWRRVILPWIWPGLLSGTLLAFAHTLGEFGVVLMVGGNLPGETRVASIYIFDLVQALEFQQAARAALVFVALSFVMVLAVRTLEVRWRSITGSSAR, encoded by the coding sequence ATGACCGAGGCCTTCCTGCTCTCGTTCAAGCTGGCCGCCCTTACCTCGCTCACGCTGCTCGTCCTGGGCGTTCCGCTGGCCTATGCGCTGGTCTTCAAGCGCGTGCCCGCCCGCGCCCTGGTCGAGGCCGTCTTCCTGATGCCCCTGACCCTGCCGCCCACCGTGCTGGGCTACTACCTGCTGATCCTGCTCGCTCCCGAAGGCTTTCTCGGCCGCCTCGGCCTCGACTGGGCCTTCCGCTTCGAGGGCATCTGGCTGGCCTCGGTGATCTTCAGTCTGCCGTTCGCGCTCACCGCCTACCGGGAGGCGTTCCAGGCCGTCGAACCCGAGGTGCTGGAGGTCTCCCGCACCCTCGGTCTGGGCACCTTCCGCCGCTGGCGGCGGGTTATCCTTCCCTGGATCTGGCCGGGGCTGCTCTCCGGAACGCTGCTCGCCTTCGCGCACACCCTGGGCGAGTTCGGGGTGGTGCTCATGGTCGGCGGCAACCTGCCGGGCGAGACGCGCGTGGCCAGCATCTACATCTTCGACCTCGTCCAGGCCCTCGAGTTCCAGCAGGCGGCGCGGGCGGCGCTCGTCTTCGTCGCCCTCTCCTTCGTCATGGTGCTGGCCGTACGCACACTGGAGGTCAGGTGGAGATCGATTACCGGCTCGAGCGCCCGCTGA
- the minD gene encoding septum site-determining protein MinD, which produces MQAKAIVVTSGKGGVGKTTTTANVGAALAREGEKVAVIDVDVGLRNLDVVMGLEGRVVFDLIDVLEGRCKMRQALIRDKRVENLYLLPASQTRDKEALDPKIFRAVVKHLIEDEGFDRVLIDSPAGIERGFQTAAAPAEGALVVVNPEVSSVRDADRIVGLLEAGEVAENRLIVNRIRPKMVKRGDMLSVDDIVEILGLGLIGIVPEDEGILVSTNIGEPVALRKERSAAGEEFRNIARRIRGEEVPFPSLDEASGLWQTVRRIFGGR; this is translated from the coding sequence TTGCAAGCTAAAGCGATCGTCGTGACATCGGGGAAGGGAGGCGTCGGCAAGACCACCACCACGGCCAACGTGGGCGCGGCGCTGGCGCGCGAGGGCGAGAAGGTGGCCGTGATCGACGTCGACGTCGGGTTGCGCAACCTCGACGTGGTGATGGGGCTGGAGGGGCGCGTCGTCTTCGACCTGATCGACGTGCTCGAGGGCCGTTGCAAGATGCGCCAGGCGCTGATCCGCGACAAGCGGGTGGAGAACCTCTACCTGCTCCCGGCCTCGCAGACGCGCGACAAGGAGGCCCTGGACCCCAAGATCTTCCGCGCGGTGGTGAAGCACCTGATCGAGGACGAGGGCTTCGACCGCGTGCTCATCGACTCCCCGGCCGGCATCGAGCGCGGCTTCCAGACCGCGGCGGCTCCGGCGGAGGGCGCGCTCGTCGTGGTCAACCCCGAGGTCAGCTCGGTGCGCGACGCCGATCGCATCGTGGGGCTGCTCGAGGCCGGTGAGGTGGCCGAGAACCGGCTGATCGTGAACCGCATCCGCCCCAAGATGGTCAAGCGCGGCGACATGCTCTCGGTCGACGACATCGTCGAGATCCTGGGGCTGGGGCTGATCGGCATCGTCCCCGAGGACGAGGGCATCCTCGTCTCCACCAACATCGGCGAGCCGGTGGCGCTGCGCAAGGAACGCTCGGCGGCCGGCGAGGAGTTCCGCAACATCGCCCGCCGCATCCGCGGCGAGGAGGTGCCGTTTCCCAGCCTCGACGAGGCGTCGGGGTTGTGGCAGACGGTGCGCCGCATCTTTGGAGGCCGTTGA